In Colletotrichum destructivum chromosome 1, complete sequence, the sequence GGAGacatggatggatggattcGGCAACTCACCTCGACGGGTCCTGGCATCGGAGGACTTCCCGTGCTCAGGCAGATACTAGTCCCGATCCAGAGCACCTTGCAGCCGTTCCAGCCCCAGGTCTGCTGTTTGAACTCCATCAGCTTGGCGACCGTGAGGctgttggcctcggcgatgacgacgcccgAGTCGTTCTGCTGGACAGCGTACGCGTGACagctgccgtcggcgccgggctTGGGCATAAAGTCCGGGAGGTTGCCGCGGCCGCAGCAGACGAGCTCGCCCTACACGAGCGTGTTGCAGAAGTTGGCACGTGTGGTGTACTTCTTCAGGTCCGCCTCGGAGATGCCGCACCTCTGCGCCACGGCCCAGCAACCGTCCCCAGAGACTCTGGGGACGGTAAATATTACGTCACTCTTTCATCCCTTGGGCTACATGTGACCAGATATGAAATGTCTATTAAAAACGGGATTCCAACCATTCCCCACACCCTTTAATCTCTATGCACACCCATCCACCTAACACTAAAACATGGAGTCCGAGATCGTCAAACTTGCAACAAAGATATACATCACAACCCCAAGCACTTTTACCAAGAAAGAATACGCCCCAGCTGAACGGCCAACGGATATACAGGGCAAGCCTATTGTTTGGAAATGGGCTTCTGAACGCCTTCAAAATGAAGGGAGGGCTTTGGCCTTCATCAAAGACCACACCACAATCCCTGTACCAAGAGTCATTCAATGTGGCCCAGACAGTGACGGCATTATGTGTCTGGAGGTTCAATACATCGATGGCATTCTTTGCGATGTTGTTGGAGAAAGATGCCGGATGCCGCTCGACCAAGCTCACACCACCGGCCATTGCACAGAGTGTCAGAAGATCGCATCCGAAAACACCAACATCTTTATCGAAACGAAGGTCATACCGCAGCTCAGACTACTCCGGTCCAACAAGACTGGGCTTAACGGTGTCGTCATACCACCACCTCGGATCGAGCAGTTCGACTGCAGGGATGCATGGCCCCCCAAAAAGTGCTCAAAGGGCGAGGAATACGTCTTCTGCCACGGCGACCTCACTCGCTCCAACATCCTACTTGACCCAAATACCCTTATGGTCAAGTCCATCATCGACTGGGAGTCTGCAGGGTTTTTCCCAGAGGAACTTGAGCTTAGCCTATGGCGCCTAAACTACGACGAATATATGAAAACATTTGAGGATACGGACAAGATCAAACAGGAAATCGAGCTCATAACGGCCTAGACGAATGACAGGATGAATGATAGGTAGAATCCCCGAAATCCGAAGGGTCTCATTGCTCTTCCATCTCTGTGCCACTGTTGTTCTCCGTCCACTCTCGCCAACCGATTACATGCGTTGTTCGTCAGCCCCCATCCATCGCGAAAAGTTATGCCCACGTGCCTGGGATATGACGGATCTCAATGTATCTGGTGTGGCATCTCTTGGATAATCCCGGATAAGGGTTTCTATCTTGTACCGACCTCATCACCGCGTTCAACATCAAGATTGCCGACTTTCAGAGATGGGTATGTCCCCTATGGGTCCCATCATGCCTGCTGCGGCCATGGAACCGTGTTGACATGTGTGTCCATGATACCAAGAGCCCCTCTATTACTGCCTCGTGCGGAAACTTTCAGACCGGCATGTCATACTGCATCGAGGCGCCGGCCGGTCCGCCCCCCCGTCTCACCCGGGACgacctctcctcctccacagCAGCCCACCACGTCGACAACCACAAcatctcctccgccggccACCACGACTCGTCCCAGCAACGGAGTGGAGACGCCGCAGCCGACGCAGCCGGGCATGGTGGACAACTGTAACAAGTTCTACTTCGTTAAGCAGGGGGACACCTGTCAGGTCGTGACGTCGGGTGCCGGCATCACTCTCGACCAGTTCTACGCCTGGAACCCTAGCGTGGGGAGCACATGCTCTGGCATGTGGACCAACGTGCACGTCTGCGTGGGCGTCTTTGACTGGATGCCACCCCACCGGCCGTACGGCTGCTACGCCGAGGTGGACCAGCGCGCGCTGAGCTACGCAGGCATCACAGGCAGGAAGGACATGACCGTGGAGTACTGAAGGGGCGCAAGCTCTTTGGCGTGCAGTTCGGCGGCGAGTGCTGGTGCGGCAACAGCCTCGGCACCGGAAGCGGAGTGTAACATGCCGTGCGCCGGGGACGCCGGGCAGACGTGCGGAGCGGCCAACCGGCTGAACCTGTACAGCCGGCAGCTCGAGAAACCGCCGATGAGGTTTGTGTATCAGGGTTGCTTTACGGAGGTGACGACGGGCGGAAGGGCCCTGGGCGAAGGTGAGTATTCAGCCCCCCCCTCTTGTCTTTTTTCTGTCTCTTCTATGTTTGTTTggttgtgtgtgtatgtacGGGTGCTGATGCCCCTGTCTGAACTCGATGTCTTCCTGTGGCCGTGAGAACCTAACTACATAGTCTGGACGCTAACACCCACACGAACATGACATGCACAAAGATAAATACGGGCATAATTGCATGCTTAGGCGAGTTAGCAGGGGACAGGGATGCCGGAAGATGCAGGGTCCCAAGGCAATGGTGGCTAAACCTgacagggagagagagagagagaggattGGACGCGTCCGGTTTCGTTCATCTCGCCATGTGATCCTGATACATAATATATAGTGGCCCTTGTGCAAACTGTTTGGTTTTGTTTCGATTGAACCTCTGCTGTGCCTTACACCTTCGGGTCCGTATAAAGATATATATATTATGTACATATACCTCGAGAGGCTTCGTCGGACCAGCTGTCTGGGAAATCAAACTTTGATTCAACGTTTATATTACCCCAGTCGCattccctctctccttttcctATCCTGCGTATCCGACAACTTTCAGTCATGGCCACCACTCTGCTAGATGGGCCAGTACATGACCCGATAGATGTCGGCGATCTTCTGCAGCAGCGCCTTCAAAATCGCGAATACATCCACAAAGCCGCCGTAGACGCCTTCAACGGGAAACAGGTCCCGTTCCCGCTGGGCCAAGAGTTGATGCGTCTCTGCGTCGTCCACGGCATCAGATACCACGCGGACTTCTGCTTCGgtccggccgccgtcctccgcgGGTCGCTGCCTTTGTTCACTCGCACCCTTAACGCGAGGACCATCATGAGCGACCAAATCCCGGACCTCGATCTAGACCACCCCGACGACTTGCCGTACTGTATCTGGTACCCGGATGTGCCCTCGGGAGACACCCTCAGAGATCTTGCTCGGCGATACCCCTTCATGGCCTACCATGCCGCACGCGCTTGTGCCGTCGCCGGATACACGGACGTCTACAAAGAGATTGCCCAGACCACGAATCTCCTTCCCGAGGttgccatcgccgaggaagcgCGGGAGAGCGGCCGCCTCGACATCTTCAATCTCATCATGGATGCGCCCGTCCGCTATAAGGTCTTTGACGACTATGCCCTCACAGTCAACACATCGGCACCGAAACCCGCGTTTCTGAACGCCGACACGGCCGTCCGGCCTTACCTACAAGAGACGCAAAAGTTTTCGACCCCTTTCAATCTACCATCCGACGAGGGGACCGGCGCAGAACTGGCCAACGCGGATGCGCTGTTCATGTACGAGTCCAGCCGCGGCTTCATCGAGCCGACGTTTAATATCACCGAAGACATGggcatcgacctcgacggcgacgacggcatgaTCGAGACCATCAAAAAAGTGGCTCCTTCGGCCGATGAGGCAGCGCTGAAACTTTTCTGTCAGCCCCTCCCGGCGGATCTCACGACGTGCCACAAGGACCTGCTCATCCTCATGGCC encodes:
- a CDS encoding Putative LysM domain-containing protein — protein: MIPRAPLLLPRAETFRPACHTASRRRPVRPPVSPGTTSPPPQQPTTSTTTTSPPPATTTRPSNGVETPQPTQPGMVDNCNKFYFVKQGDTCQVVTSGAGITLDQFYAWNPSVGSTCSGMWTNVHVCVGVFDWMPPHRPYGCYAEVDQRALSYAGITGRKDMTVEY
- a CDS encoding Putative aminoglycoside phosphotransferase, protein kinase-like domain superfamily, whose product is MESEIVKLATKIYITTPSTFTKKEYAPAERPTDIQGKPIVWKWASERLQNEGRALAFIKDHTTIPVPRVIQCGPDSDGIMCLEVQYIDGILCDVVGERCRMPLDQAHTTGHCTECQKIASENTNIFIETKVIPQLRLLRSNKTGLNGVVIPPPRIEQFDCRDAWPPKKCSKGEEYVFCHGDLTRSNILLDPNTLMVKSIIDWESAGFFPEELELSLWRLNYDEYMKTFEDTDKIKQEIELITA